In one Pseudodesulfovibrio tunisiensis genomic region, the following are encoded:
- a CDS encoding hybrid sensor histidine kinase/response regulator, whose translation MANDTIQHPSYVALDETARALVSASIEASLVMDVGGNILAGNEAAAKMLNIKSCDDLLHVNLYRTLPENIRAERKAKFDEVAKKARPIRFEAEMNGRSLVHSVVPIANPWGEVSRVAINVLDVTDLRRTDEDLRREQQRQIFFMESLPGIVYHLYPDKTIRYANRYFRRYFGSPRGRKCEEALSCERESCLGCPPMEAMDMDRAEEWDWTDAKGRTFHLQCSPMTDSAGERMIMVLGIDITARKRAEDALQRAHDKLEDRVRQRTKELERANAELTSKSMRLVSAMKKADAATRAKSVFLANMSHEIRTPLNAVLGMAELALRATDATDRNLYLERVMQAGNSLLTVINDILDFSKIEARKLTLEAIDFNLKQTIDSAMDIHFLHAREKGLGLTADIDNAIPPVLVGDPSRLRQILINLMSNAVKFTETGGIAISARLAGQPKTPDTDEDIWLEFAVSDTGMGIPRDKQDAIFKSFLQADDSVTRKHGGTGLGLAISRQLVELMQGRMRLTSREGEGSTFSFTARFRIGDAARIPAEEAPAPSENMLPLKVLLADDNALNRQLASTLLKEQGHAVTAVENGMQALEAVQREDFDVILMDVQMPIMDGVSATRAIRDPNSGARTPDIPIVAITAHALKGDRERFLEAGMNGYISKPINTREFHRVITETTAGRTAAPAPDSDTEAGTRAESPAFDRAGALDMLGGREDLLLRMDAIFVRDVPDELRELKEHMDQGDHDEAKRLAHSIKGSSRTVGAARAGTEAEQLEYLCGQKDEKSMKRVYATLKKDVSAAVEFLKSNLEQSSQPTAKEQPHEDHTGG comes from the coding sequence ATGGCAAACGACACCATTCAGCATCCCTCCTACGTTGCACTGGACGAAACCGCCCGGGCGCTGGTTTCCGCTTCCATCGAAGCGTCTCTGGTCATGGACGTGGGCGGCAACATTCTGGCCGGCAACGAAGCCGCGGCCAAGATGCTGAACATCAAGTCCTGCGATGATCTGCTGCACGTCAATCTCTACAGGACCCTGCCGGAAAACATCCGGGCGGAACGCAAGGCCAAGTTCGACGAAGTTGCGAAAAAAGCCCGGCCCATCCGGTTCGAAGCCGAAATGAACGGCCGTTCCCTGGTCCACTCCGTGGTGCCCATCGCCAACCCGTGGGGCGAAGTCTCCCGGGTCGCCATCAACGTGCTGGACGTCACGGACCTGCGCAGGACCGACGAGGACCTGCGCCGCGAACAGCAGCGCCAGATATTCTTCATGGAATCCCTGCCCGGCATTGTCTACCACCTGTACCCGGACAAGACGATCCGCTACGCCAACCGCTATTTCCGCCGCTATTTCGGCAGCCCCAGAGGACGGAAGTGCGAAGAGGCCCTGAGCTGCGAACGGGAATCCTGTCTGGGGTGTCCGCCCATGGAGGCCATGGACATGGACCGGGCCGAGGAATGGGACTGGACCGACGCCAAGGGGCGCACGTTCCACCTTCAGTGCAGCCCCATGACCGATTCGGCCGGGGAACGCATGATCATGGTGCTGGGCATCGACATCACGGCCCGCAAGCGCGCCGAGGACGCACTCCAGCGTGCGCACGACAAGCTGGAGGACCGCGTGCGCCAGCGCACCAAGGAACTGGAACGCGCCAATGCGGAACTGACCAGCAAATCCATGCGCCTGGTCAGCGCCATGAAAAAGGCGGATGCGGCCACCCGGGCAAAATCCGTGTTTCTGGCCAACATGAGCCATGAAATCCGTACCCCCCTGAACGCGGTGCTGGGCATGGCCGAACTCGCCCTGCGCGCCACGGACGCCACGGACCGCAACCTGTACCTCGAACGGGTCATGCAGGCGGGCAATTCCCTGCTCACGGTCATCAACGACATTCTGGACTTTTCCAAGATCGAGGCACGCAAGCTCACGCTGGAAGCCATCGACTTCAATCTCAAGCAGACCATCGACTCGGCCATGGACATCCATTTCCTGCACGCCCGGGAAAAGGGGCTGGGCCTGACCGCAGACATCGACAACGCCATTCCCCCGGTCCTTGTGGGCGACCCGTCCCGGCTGCGCCAGATTCTGATCAACCTCATGTCCAATGCCGTCAAATTCACGGAAACCGGAGGCATTGCCATCAGCGCCAGGCTTGCCGGACAGCCGAAAACCCCGGACACCGACGAGGATATCTGGCTGGAATTCGCGGTGTCGGACACGGGCATGGGCATTCCCCGGGACAAGCAGGACGCGATCTTCAAGAGCTTTCTTCAGGCCGACGACTCCGTGACCCGCAAGCACGGCGGCACGGGACTGGGGCTGGCCATCTCCCGCCAGCTCGTGGAGCTGATGCAGGGCCGCATGCGCCTGACCAGCCGGGAAGGCGAAGGCAGCACATTCAGCTTCACCGCCCGATTCCGCATCGGCGACGCAGCACGCATCCCGGCCGAGGAAGCTCCGGCCCCGTCCGAAAACATGCTCCCGCTCAAGGTGCTGCTGGCCGACGACAACGCCCTGAACCGCCAGCTCGCGTCCACCCTGCTCAAGGAACAGGGCCATGCGGTCACGGCAGTGGAAAACGGCATGCAGGCGCTGGAGGCCGTGCAGCGGGAAGACTTCGACGTGATCCTCATGGACGTGCAGATGCCCATCATGGACGGCGTTTCCGCAACCCGCGCCATTCGCGATCCCAATTCCGGAGCCCGAACCCCGGACATCCCCATCGTGGCCATCACGGCGCACGCGCTCAAGGGCGACCGGGAACGCTTTCTCGAAGCCGGAATGAACGGTTACATTTCCAAGCCCATCAACACCCGCGAATTTCATCGCGTGATCACCGAGACCACGGCCGGACGCACTGCGGCCCCGGCCCCGGACAGCGACACCGAAGCCGGAACCAGAGCCGAATCCCCAGCCTTTGACCGCGCCGGAGCACTGGACATGCTGGGTGGCAGGGAGGACCTGCTCCTGCGCATGGACGCCATCTTCGTGCGCGACGTACCCGACGAACTTCGGGAGCTCAAGGAGCACATGGATCAGGGCGACCACGACGAAGCCAAGCGGCTGGCCCATTCCATCAAGGGATCGTCGCGCACCGTGGGCGCGGCCCGGGCCGGAACCGAAGCCGAACAGCTCGAATACCTGTGCGGCCAGAAAGACGAAAAATCCATGAAACGCGTCTACGCCACCCTGAAGAAGGACGTGAGCGCGGCCGTGGAATTCCTGAAAAGCAATCTGGAACAATCCAGCCAACCCACTGCCAAGGAGCAGCCTCATGAAGACCATACTGGTGGTTGA
- a CDS encoding PAS domain-containing sensor histidine kinase, with product MARQIRKRKTHDPAFPDRSDALSESARECVTHCPISVLITDDQGRIQYANPSFLRASGLKLSEVLDRPCGQPFRTAIPDRALEAVRSGKTWQGEVAPARGRSAPHERVTVVPVADEPGRTTHCILFREDISEKKRLEHLETDIAALVRRDVRSPIMAFFQIPAALRRADNITPEQAEALAGLEEAAYSLVGELNLALDLFRMEQAAYQVRPEALNLLRIIRSVLRDLTADMHQCGVGAVLTFRNQHVGNGDCLAVRGEELLCYSLFANLIRNAIEASPCGGKVVIDCQDGDPGTVDIHNPEPVPRPLRDCFFDKYATAGKAFGAGLGTYSARLIARTLDGDVTMSTSDRDGTHVTVSLPRA from the coding sequence ATGGCAAGACAGATTCGGAAAAGAAAAACGCATGATCCGGCATTCCCGGACCGGTCGGACGCGCTGTCCGAATCCGCCCGGGAGTGCGTGACGCACTGCCCGATCTCCGTGCTGATCACGGATGATCAGGGACGCATCCAATACGCCAACCCAAGCTTTCTCCGCGCCTCGGGCCTGAAGCTTTCCGAAGTGCTGGACAGGCCGTGCGGCCAGCCATTCCGGACAGCCATCCCGGACAGGGCGCTGGAAGCCGTGCGCAGCGGAAAGACGTGGCAGGGAGAAGTCGCGCCTGCCCGGGGCAGAAGCGCCCCCCATGAACGCGTGACCGTGGTGCCGGTTGCGGACGAACCGGGCAGAACCACCCACTGCATCCTCTTTCGCGAGGACATTTCCGAGAAAAAACGCCTCGAACATCTGGAAACGGACATAGCCGCACTGGTGCGGCGCGACGTGCGTTCGCCGATCATGGCCTTCTTCCAGATTCCCGCGGCCCTTCGCAGGGCGGACAACATCACTCCGGAACAGGCCGAGGCGCTGGCAGGACTGGAAGAGGCAGCCTACAGTCTGGTCGGTGAACTGAATCTCGCCCTGGATCTTTTCCGCATGGAACAGGCCGCGTATCAGGTCCGCCCCGAGGCCCTGAACCTGCTCCGCATCATCCGCAGCGTGCTCCGCGACCTGACTGCGGACATGCATCAATGCGGAGTCGGGGCAGTGCTCACCTTCCGGAACCAGCATGTCGGAAACGGCGACTGTCTGGCGGTGCGGGGCGAGGAACTGCTCTGCTATTCCCTGTTTGCCAACCTGATCCGAAACGCCATCGAGGCGTCCCCCTGCGGCGGCAAGGTTGTCATCGACTGCCAAGACGGCGATCCCGGGACCGTGGACATCCACAATCCCGAGCCCGTGCCCCGCCCCCTGCGGGACTGCTTCTTCGACAAGTACGCCACGGCGGGCAAGGCCTTCGGCGCGGGACTGGGCACGTATTCCGCCCGCCTGATAGCGCGGACTCTGGACGGCGACGTCACCATGTCCACCTCGGACCGGGACGGCACGCATGTCACCGTGTCCCTGCCGCGGGCCTGA
- a CDS encoding radical SAM protein, whose amino-acid sequence MDYQGTIIRPPSEADSILLQVTLGCSHGKCAFCGAYQDKPFAFKDMATIRADIEFAARHRTRQRRVFLCDGDAMILPQDRLREILHLIRERIPRITRVGAYANAKSLARKTDEQLRELRELGLGMVYMGLESGDDEVLRRMNKHGDAAFITAQGRRARKAGFRLNVTAINGLGGVEGSLRHARKTARVLSEMDPDQAALLTLMLIPGTPLHAWHEAGDFVLPDSRGILLEIREILANLHLSRGVLLANHASNYLPLKVRLPSGRQAALDALDAALATGTGLRPDSVRRL is encoded by the coding sequence ATGGACTATCAAGGCACCATCATCCGCCCGCCCAGCGAGGCGGACAGCATCCTGCTTCAGGTCACCCTCGGGTGTTCGCACGGCAAGTGCGCGTTCTGCGGGGCCTATCAGGACAAGCCCTTTGCGTTCAAGGACATGGCCACGATCCGCGCGGACATCGAGTTCGCGGCCCGACATCGCACACGCCAGCGCCGGGTGTTCCTGTGCGACGGCGATGCCATGATCCTGCCTCAGGACAGGCTGCGGGAAATCCTGCACCTGATCCGGGAACGCATTCCCCGCATCACGCGCGTCGGCGCATACGCCAATGCCAAGAGTCTGGCCCGCAAGACCGATGAGCAGCTCCGGGAGCTGCGCGAACTGGGCCTCGGCATGGTGTACATGGGACTGGAGTCCGGCGACGACGAGGTGCTGCGGCGCATGAACAAGCACGGAGACGCGGCGTTCATCACGGCACAGGGCCGCAGGGCGCGCAAGGCCGGATTCCGGCTCAACGTCACCGCGATCAACGGGCTTGGCGGTGTGGAAGGGTCCCTGCGCCACGCCCGGAAAACCGCGCGCGTGCTTTCGGAAATGGACCCGGATCAGGCCGCGCTCCTGACCCTGATGCTCATTCCGGGCACCCCGCTCCACGCGTGGCACGAGGCCGGGGATTTCGTGCTGCCCGACTCCCGGGGCATTCTTCTGGAAATCCGGGAAATTCTCGCCAACCTCCATCTTTCGCGCGGCGTGCTTCTGGCCAACCATGCCTCCAACTATCTGCCCCTCAAGGTCCGGCTGCCCTCGGGCAGACAGGCCGCGCTGGACGCACTGGACGCGGCTCTGGCTACCGGAACCGGGCTGCGTCCGGACAGCGTCCGCCGCCTCTAG
- a CDS encoding EAL and HDOD domain-containing protein, with translation MNTEKTYESIFVARQPVFDRHRDTWGYLMLFRDSQDADRAIFTDDSEATRNLVANLPLCSEASLGKARIMIHFTPEDVLDGIPLAVPWNNTVVIVEEEPGSTAYYKALADLRREGYLVALNNYTGREDAREIMQFADLLMVDICGRSDRELTEIVDRAKQAGAPRLMAKRVESNEEFKRAKSLGFDLFHGFFFRKPQTQSGRKITSSEITRLKLFEIIEKEEPDFDALTPAIEADVSVSYRLLNFLNSATFSFSTTITSIRQAVVLAGWRPIRNWLRLLILTDLAPSRKSQELSYLSAHRAKLFETAALGGGHEKSSDKLFMLGLFSLLDAMLDMDMAAVVKHLPVDDAIKSALCGEPGEYEPWLRLALSIESSDWDAVGDTARELGLLPGTVAVSYQHAFSWADSFFGGDANDGPIQ, from the coding sequence ATGAACACTGAAAAGACCTATGAATCCATCTTTGTTGCCAGACAACCCGTTTTCGACCGTCACCGGGATACCTGGGGCTATCTCATGCTCTTCCGGGACAGCCAGGACGCGGACAGGGCCATCTTCACGGACGACTCCGAAGCGACCCGGAATCTCGTGGCCAACCTGCCCCTGTGTTCGGAAGCCTCTCTTGGCAAGGCGCGGATCATGATCCATTTCACGCCCGAAGACGTGCTGGACGGCATCCCTCTGGCCGTGCCGTGGAACAATACCGTGGTCATCGTGGAGGAGGAACCCGGCTCCACCGCGTATTACAAGGCTCTGGCCGACCTGCGGCGGGAAGGCTATCTCGTGGCCCTGAACAACTACACGGGCCGGGAAGACGCCCGGGAGATCATGCAGTTCGCGGATCTGCTCATGGTGGACATCTGCGGCAGATCGGACAGGGAACTGACGGAAATCGTGGACCGAGCCAAGCAGGCTGGCGCGCCCCGGCTCATGGCCAAACGCGTGGAAAGCAACGAGGAATTCAAACGCGCCAAGTCTCTGGGATTCGACCTGTTTCACGGTTTCTTCTTCCGCAAGCCGCAGACCCAGTCCGGCCGCAAGATCACGTCCTCGGAAATCACCCGGCTCAAGCTGTTCGAAATCATCGAAAAGGAAGAGCCGGACTTCGACGCCCTGACCCCGGCCATCGAGGCGGACGTGTCCGTCAGCTATCGGCTGCTCAATTTCCTGAACTCCGCCACATTCAGCTTTTCCACCACCATCACCTCCATCAGGCAGGCCGTGGTGCTGGCCGGATGGCGCCCCATCCGCAACTGGCTGCGGCTGCTCATTCTCACGGATCTGGCGCCATCCAGAAAAAGTCAGGAGCTGTCCTACCTGTCCGCGCACAGGGCCAAGCTCTTCGAAACCGCGGCTCTGGGCGGCGGCCACGAAAAATCCTCGGACAAGCTGTTCATGCTCGGCCTGTTCTCCCTGCTGGATGCCATGCTGGACATGGACATGGCCGCCGTGGTCAAGCACCTGCCCGTGGACGACGCCATCAAGAGCGCCCTGTGCGGCGAGCCCGGCGAATACGAACCATGGCTCAGACTGGCCCTGTCCATCGAAAGCTCGGACTGGGACGCCGTGGGTGACACGGCCCGGGAGCTCGGCCTGCTGCCCGGTACGGTTGCCGTGAGCTACCAGCACGCCTTTTCGTGGGCGGACTCGTTCTTCGGCGGAGATGCAAACGACGGTCCGATCCAGTAG
- a CDS encoding EAL and HDOD domain-containing protein, translating into MHWTRDFPVFHGYYYKEPVPRADRTITSAEITRLKLFEIIERQEPDFDALAKAVETDVSISYRLLNFLNSAHFSFAANITSIRQAVVLAGWNPIRNWLRLIILTDMAPSRKNQELTLLSAVRAKLFESSAMNYGHAVDEADKLFMLGLFSLLDAMLDMDMAAIVEHLPIDDQCKQALCRKRNEYSTWLDLASAIENSEWPLMNEAAGRLGISPGAVAVSYQQAFSWANTFFGAIPASS; encoded by the coding sequence ATGCACTGGACACGGGATTTTCCCGTGTTCCACGGCTACTACTACAAGGAACCCGTTCCCCGAGCGGATCGGACCATCACCTCGGCCGAGATCACCCGACTCAAGCTGTTCGAGATCATCGAACGGCAGGAACCGGACTTCGACGCCCTGGCCAAGGCCGTGGAAACCGATGTCTCCATCAGCTACCGGCTGCTCAATTTTCTCAACTCGGCCCATTTCAGTTTTGCCGCGAACATCACATCCATCAGGCAGGCCGTGGTGCTGGCCGGGTGGAACCCGATCCGCAACTGGCTCAGGCTGATCATTCTCACGGATATGGCTCCCTCCCGGAAGAATCAGGAACTCACCCTGCTCTCCGCGGTCCGGGCCAAGCTGTTCGAGTCCTCGGCCATGAACTACGGCCATGCCGTGGACGAAGCGGACAAGCTCTTCATGCTCGGCCTGTTCTCCCTGCTGGACGCCATGCTGGACATGGACATGGCCGCCATTGTGGAGCACCTTCCCATTGATGACCAGTGCAAGCAGGCACTGTGCCGAAAGCGGAACGAATATTCCACGTGGCTGGACCTTGCCTCGGCCATCGAGAATTCGGAATGGCCGCTCATGAACGAGGCCGCAGGACGACTCGGCATATCCCCGGGAGCCGTGGCCGTGAGCTACCAGCAGGCATTTTCCTGGGCAAACACGTTTTTCGGGGCCATCCCGGCCTCCTCATGA
- a CDS encoding 2-amino-3,7-dideoxy-D-threo-hept-6-ulosonate synthase: MHIGKAIRLERIFNRNTGKTIIVPMDHGVTVGPIKGLASIRDVVTKLVAGGANAGLVHKGQVGLGHRMEGSDFGCIVHLSAGTVLSPFPNRKRLVTTVEEAIRLGADGVSVHVNLGDESEGQMLSDLGRVAASAADWGMPLLAMIYARGPKIGNEYDPDVVAHCARVGAELGADVVKVNFTGDAESFSRVVASAGVPVVIAGGPKKDSTRGVLDMVRSSLDAGGSGLSVGRNVFQHRDPVRLVAVLRRIVHENMDVDSALEGYENIL, from the coding sequence ATGCACATTGGCAAGGCCATTCGACTTGAGCGGATATTCAACCGCAACACAGGAAAGACCATCATCGTTCCCATGGACCACGGTGTGACCGTAGGGCCGATCAAGGGACTGGCATCCATCAGGGACGTGGTCACGAAACTCGTGGCGGGCGGGGCCAATGCCGGTCTGGTCCACAAGGGGCAGGTGGGCCTGGGCCACAGGATGGAAGGCAGCGATTTCGGCTGCATCGTCCATCTTTCGGCCGGGACCGTCCTGTCGCCGTTTCCGAACAGGAAGCGGCTGGTCACCACGGTGGAGGAGGCCATCCGTCTTGGCGCGGACGGCGTGAGCGTGCACGTCAATCTCGGGGACGAAAGCGAGGGACAGATGCTCAGCGATCTGGGCCGGGTTGCTGCTTCGGCCGCGGACTGGGGCATGCCGCTTCTGGCCATGATCTATGCGCGCGGACCCAAGATCGGGAACGAGTACGACCCGGACGTGGTGGCCCATTGCGCACGCGTGGGCGCGGAACTGGGCGCGGACGTGGTCAAGGTGAATTTCACCGGGGATGCCGAGAGCTTTTCCCGGGTGGTGGCGAGCGCAGGCGTGCCCGTGGTCATTGCCGGCGGTCCGAAAAAGGACAGCACGCGCGGCGTTCTGGACATGGTTCGTTCCTCTCTGGACGCGGGCGGCTCGGGATTGTCCGTGGGCCGCAACGTGTTTCAGCATCGCGACCCGGTTCGTCTGGTGGCGGTGCTCAGGCGCATCGTGCACGAGAACATGGATGTGGACAGCGCCCTGGAAGGGTACGAGAACATTCTGTAG
- a CDS encoding DUF6941 family protein, protein MAKLVYSILCNDLIVDKETSSTSFIRTVEHAVVSKLPATLPAVYVGTMWELDEEDEKGFSVALQLVPPEGKPETLGMQEVAPHGTVLHKMNFQLPGLNVAQEGRHTLTVAIRKGEEWKAVARLPLYVFLNQGQTATA, encoded by the coding sequence ATGGCCAAACTCGTGTATTCCATACTTTGCAATGACCTGATCGTGGACAAGGAAACCAGCAGCACCTCGTTCATCCGCACCGTGGAACATGCCGTGGTCTCCAAGCTGCCCGCCACGCTGCCCGCAGTCTACGTGGGCACCATGTGGGAGCTGGACGAGGAGGATGAAAAGGGCTTTTCCGTGGCCCTGCAACTGGTTCCGCCCGAGGGCAAGCCGGAGACCCTCGGCATGCAGGAAGTCGCGCCCCACGGCACGGTGCTGCACAAGATGAATTTCCAGCTTCCGGGCCTGAACGTGGCGCAGGAGGGCCGCCACACCCTGACCGTGGCCATCCGCAAGGGCGAGGAATGGAAGGCCGTGGCCCGGCTGCCCCTGTACGTTTTCCTGAATCAGGGCCAGACCGCCACGGCATAG
- a CDS encoding HEAT repeat domain-containing protein: MLRIGMTMLLCLVLFLPGCVDRPENRPDTDRLVSALGSDSPETRRQALLALNALGQEAMPAAMQALDAPEPMARRMSVVVLANLPHPEFALNALTAALGDPDSATRGLAAAALGQMGSPAANRLAGLLTDASRTKRTAAAFALVRMGADAVPALISQLDAESPEVRADAAWLLGRIGAPAMPAVPAMIRALEHQDARVVHVMAEAIDRIGPPPQLAVHHLLLLGQHEATLGNRLGGRAAPTLIRLLDRPGTPLALESARALTRAGKAAIPSLNAAMHVGKPATRMASALILSAIDPNLVRTIPEDLRQALADIHLPPLSEQ; the protein is encoded by the coding sequence ATGCTTCGAATCGGCATGACGATGCTGCTCTGCCTCGTCCTGTTTCTGCCCGGATGCGTCGACCGCCCGGAAAACCGACCCGACACGGACAGGCTGGTCTCGGCTCTGGGAAGCGATTCCCCGGAAACGCGCCGACAGGCCCTGCTCGCTCTGAACGCCCTTGGGCAGGAAGCCATGCCTGCCGCCATGCAGGCACTTGACGCGCCCGAGCCCATGGCCCGGCGCATGAGCGTGGTGGTGCTGGCCAACCTGCCGCATCCGGAGTTCGCCCTGAACGCCCTGACAGCCGCATTGGGCGACCCGGATTCCGCCACCCGGGGTCTGGCAGCCGCGGCTCTCGGCCAGATGGGCAGTCCGGCTGCGAACAGGCTTGCCGGGCTGCTGACCGATGCCTCCCGCACCAAACGCACGGCAGCGGCCTTTGCTCTGGTGCGCATGGGGGCGGACGCAGTCCCGGCCCTGATCTCCCAGCTTGACGCGGAATCCCCGGAAGTCCGGGCTGACGCGGCCTGGCTTCTGGGCCGCATCGGCGCTCCGGCCATGCCTGCGGTTCCGGCCATGATCCGGGCTCTGGAGCATCAGGACGCACGCGTGGTGCATGTGATGGCCGAGGCCATCGACCGCATCGGACCTCCGCCCCAGCTTGCAGTGCACCATCTGCTGCTTCTGGGCCAGCACGAGGCAACCCTTGGCAATCGGCTCGGCGGCAGGGCGGCCCCGACCCTGATACGGCTGCTGGACCGGCCGGGCACGCCGCTGGCGCTGGAATCGGCCCGGGCCTTGACCCGCGCGGGCAAGGCGGCTATCCCCAGCCTGAACGCGGCCATGCACGTGGGAAAACCCGCAACCCGCATGGCTTCGGCCCTGATCCTGTCCGCCATCGACCCGAATCTGGTGCGGACCATCCCCGAAGACCTGCGCCAGGCGCTGGCGGACATTCATCTGCCGCCCCTGTCCGAACAATAA